In the genome of Plasmodium falciparum 3D7 genome assembly, chromosome: 2, one region contains:
- a CDS encoding serine repeat antigen 1, whose translation MKFFIPYVYIICVIFIINVIRTRGEEDDDNNNISGKSILGTSHNNISNIDLSSIPNLDSNIHASFSSDTKEWSPNNLTSKKKKKKKEIRPKDIMSNSDSSNTSSINKQNNNQIKSVLLKENKGVKITGPCNVNLSIFLVPHIYIDVETKYNNIELKYELDEFSDSIKFKDTTTELRTSDDTLMNTNFNVGVSRDTLDKDRLYNICAENKTFKFVVYIKDNILTLKWKVYETGVTNNKVDIRQYKMKELTRPITTIQIHSVSENKDTHLLESKNYVIKTDIPETCDVMATNCFLSGNINIEKCLECTLLVQNNDTSSECFTYVSNDVRENFNQIKAEAEDDENFRNYHLTDTINNILKRIYKINKNEGKKELITLEELDNFLKESITDYCKILREIDTNGTLVNHELGNNVDVFNNLIRLLKLHKNESISTLHNKLRNSAICMKYPDKWIEKKTGLILPNVVNNNIIYNNKYEKLNEEKKRKIYDNKDDSKISDIINIKKYIFTNNTLKYFNNDKQFCNSSFCNRLKDENNCISKIQIEDQGNCAISWIFASKYYLETLKCMKGYEPHAISALYIANCSKRKHKNRCNVGSNPLEFLQIIEENQFLPMDTNYLYSYTKVGNDCPDEEKNWVNLLKHTRMLNYNNKHRSTLSTKAYRAYESEHFKDKMDTFIKLIKDEIMNNGSVIAYVKAENVLGYELNGKNVQNLCGDKTPDHAVNIVGYGNYINDEDEKKSYWIVRNSWGKYWGDEGYFKVDMYGPSTCEDNFIHTVVVFNINMPKSKKSPVKITFPLYNYYLKYSPDFYHNLYYKNFNSKKSMKLVNASDEHKNIYSQEDKVNHKKGSKILNSEVTTSLLSQEISQRRGEDDDIDTLIGDSPDINEQEKNIKDEFNKSSITHNSVSSSNITKSNKNTNKVKIYHIIKHVKNTKIKIGFVKYDNYNTIGTNHTCSRSYSEDQEKHEGCIKFCELHWNECKDKTSPGYCLTKLKGSNECFFCYV comes from the exons ATGAAGTTTTTTATAccttatgtgtatataatat gtgttatatttatcataaatGTAATTCGTACAAGGGGGGAggaagatgatgataataataatatttcaggTAAATCAATTTTAGGAACTAgccataataatatatcaaatatagATTTATCTTCTATTCCTAATTTGGATAGTAACATACATGCTAGTTTTTCAAGTGATACCAAAGAATGGTCACCCAATAATCTTAcgtctaaaaaaaaaaaaaagaaaaaagaaataagacCTAAAGATATTATGAGTAATAGTGATTCATCTAATACTTcatcaataaataaacaaaacaataatcaaataaaatCTGTTttgttaaaagaaaataaaggaGTAAAAATTACTGGACCATGTAATGTAAATTTGTCAATATTTCTTGttccacatatatatattgatgttgaaacaaaatataataacattgaATTAAAATATGAGTTGGATGAATTTAGTGATTCAATAAAATTCAAAGATACAACTACAGAATTAAGAACCTCTGATGATACTTTAATGAATACTAATTTTAATGTAGGCGTATCAAGAGATACTCTAGATAAGGAtagattatataatatatgtgcaGAAAATAAAACGTTTAAATTTGtagtatatattaaagataaTATTTTGACACTTAAATGGAAAGTATATGAAACAGGAGTTACAA ATAACAAAGTAGATATCAgacaatataaaatgaaagaacTAACGAGACCTATCACAACCATTCAAATTCATAGCGTGTCAGAAAATAAAGACACCCATTTATTGGAAAGTAAAaattatgttataaaaacaGACATACCAG AAACATGTGATGTTATGGCCACCAACTGCTTTTTGAgtggaaatataaatatcgaAAAATGTCTAGAATGCACCTTGCTTGTTCAGAATAATGATACATCAAGTGAATGCTTTACATACGTTTCAAATGACGTTAGAGAGAATTTCAATCAAATTAAAGCAGAAGCAGAGGATGATGAAAATTTTCGTAATTACCATCTTACAGatactataaataatatattgaaaagaatatataaaataaataaaaatgaaggaaAGAAAGAATTAATAACACTAGAAGAATTAGATAATTTTTTGAAAGAGAGTATAACAGAttattgtaaaatattaagaGAAATAGATACGAATGGAACATTAGTAAATCATGAATTAGGTAATAATGTTGatgtatttaataatttaataagattattaaaattacataaaaatgaaagtaTAAGTACCttacataataaattaagAAATTCAGCAATTTGTATGAAATATCCTGATAAAtggatagaaaaaaaaacaggtCTCATATTACCAAATgtagtaaataataatataatatataataataaatatgaaaaattgaatgaagaaaaaaaaagaaaaatatatgataataaagatgataGTAAAATTAgtgatattataaatattaaaaaatatatatttactaataatacattaaaatattttaataatgataaacaaTTTTGTAATAGCTCATTTTGTAATAGattaaaagatgaaaataattgcATATCAAAAATTCAAATTGAAGATCAAGGAAACTGTGCAATTTCTTGGATTTTTGCCTCTAAATATTATTTGGAAACTTTAAAATGTATGAAAGGTTATGAACCACATGCTATTTCTGCATTATATATAGCTAACTGTAGTAaaagaaaacataaaaatagatGTAATGTGGGATCTAATCCATTAGAATTTTTACAAATAATAGAAGAAAATCAATTCTTACCTATGGACACAaactatttatattcttatacaAAAGTAGGCAACGATTGTCCAGATGAGGAGAAAAACTGGGTAAATTTGTTGAAACATACAAGAatgttaaattataataataaacatagaAGTACCTTATCTACTAAAGCTTATAGAGCATATGAAAGTGAACATTTTAAAGATAAAATGGatacatttattaaattaataaaagatgAAATAATGAACAATGGTTCAGTTATTGCTTATGTAAAAGCTGAAAATGTTTTGGGTTATGAATTGAACGGGAAAAATGTTCAAAATTTATGTGGTGATAAAACACCTGATCATGCAGTTAATATTGTTGGTTAtggtaattatataaatgatgaagatgagAAAAAATCTTATTGGATTGTAAGAAATAGTTGGGGTAAATATTGGGGAGATGAAGGTTACTTTAAAGTTGATATGTATGGACCATCAACATGTGAAGATAATTTCATTCATACAGTAGTAgtgtttaatattaatatgccTAAGAGTAAGAAATCCCCTGTTAAGATAACATTTCCATTATATAACTATTACTTGAAATATTCTCCTGATTTTTATCATAAcctttattataaaaattttaattctaAGAAAAGTATGAAATTGGTTAATGCGTCTGATGAACATAAAAACATTTATTCCCAAGAAGATAAGGTAAACCATAAGAAAGGAAGTAAGATTTTAAATTCTGAAGTAACtacttcattattatcacaaGAAATATCACAAAGACGTGGTGAAGATGACGATATAGATACATTAATAGGAGATAGTCCAGATATAAATGAAcaggaaaaaaatatcaaggatgaatttaataaatccTCTATAACACATAATAGTGTATCATCATCTAATATCACCAAAAGTAATAAGAATACAAATAAGGTTAAAATATATCACATTATAAAACATGTAAagaatacaaaaataaaaataggtTTCGTTAAATACgataattataataccaTAGGAACGAATCATACATGCTCAAGATCTTATTCGGAAGATCAAGAAAAACATGAAGGATGTATTAAATTTTGTGAACTCCATTGGAATGAATGTAAAGATAAAACATCTCCTGGATATTGTTTAACCAAACTGAAGGGTTCAAATGAATGTTTTTTCTGTTATGTGTAA
- a CDS encoding KRR1 small subunit processome component, putative, with product MSNAEEETVKKKKKYRKDKPWDNENIDHWKVEKFTQEDNKHHFLEESSFKVLFPKYREKYLQQFSSDIKNVLNKHFIKFEIDLIEGYMCVKTTKKTFDPYIIIKSRDMISLLSRSVPFVHAKRVLEDETYCDIIKISGYVRNKNKFIKRRQRLLGSNATTLKALEILTNCYICIHGKTVSVIGHFKSLKVVRRIIIDCMKNIHPVYHIKELIAKRELEKNEEFKNENWEKFLPNFKKRNVQRKKIKEKLDKKKKKNKSVFPPDQLPRKIDIQMETGEYFLNNQKNKKKDKTQDKQQKGND from the coding sequence ATGAGTAATGCTGAGGAAGAAACggtgaagaagaaaaaaaagtatcGTAAAGATAAACCATGGGATAATGAAAACATTGATCATTGGAAAGTTGAGAAGTTTACACAAGAAGATAACAAACATCATTTTTTAGAAGAGTCAAGTTTTAAAGTATTATTTCCAAAATATCGTGAGAAATATTTACAACAATTTAGtagtgatataaaaaatgtattaaataagcattttataaaatttgaaATTGATTTAATTGAAGGTTATATGTGTGTGAAAACTACCAAGAAAACATTTGatccatatattataataaaatctaGAGATATgatatctttattatcacGAAGCGTCCCCTTTGTACATGCGAAACGTGTTTTAGAAGATGAAACATATTGtgatatcataaaaataagtgGTTATGTtcgtaataaaaataaatttattaaaagaagacAAAGGTTATTAGGAAGTAATGCAACGACATTAAAAGCACTAGAAATTCTAAcaaattgttatatatgtattcatgGGAAAACTGTTAGTGTTATAGGTCATTTTAAATCACTAAAAGTTGTtagaagaattattattgattgtatgaaaaatatacatcCGGTATATCATATTAAAGAACTTATTGCAAAAAgagaattagaaaaaaatgaagaattcaaaaatgaaaattggGAAAAATTTTTAccaaattttaaaaaaagaaatgtccaaagaaaaaaaattaaagaaaaattagataaaaagaaaaagaaaaataaatctgTCTTCCCACCAGATCAGTTGCCTCGTAAAATTGATATACAAATGGAAACAGGAGAATACTTTTTGAATAatcaaaaaaacaaaaaaaaagataaaactCAAGATAAACAACAAAAAGGAAACGACTAA